Genomic DNA from Candidatus Koribacter versatilis Ellin345:
GCCGAGGATGCGAAGGTGACGCTGGCGGACATGCCTGCCGCGCCCAAGCCGAGACGCCACGAAGGGTTCAACATCCCGATTTTCTGGATCTTTATCATCGGCTCGTTGATCTTCCATTCCATCGGCTATCTGATTCGGCGGATCCGTCATGGTAGTTCCGCACGCTGGGGTGGCGGGGGCGGGCCAGGCTTCTGGATGGGTGGTGGAGGCTTCGGCGGGGGCGGTGGTTGGAGCAGCGGCGGTGGTGGCGGGGGAGGCTTCGGTGGATTCGGCGGTGGCAGCTCAGGTGGAGGTGGCGCAAGTGGCGGTTGGTAATCAGAAACAGATCAATCCCGAGGCTGAGCTTACCGAGTTGGTGCCACGCTTGCGCGAGGCAGCAGGCCGCAATTTAGTGTCGGTGATCGTGTATGGGTCGGCGGCCGGCAAAGATTTCAAGCGCGAATACAGCGACCTGAACGTGTTGCTGGTGGCGAACAAGTTGCCGCTGGAAGGTCTGAAGGCGCTGGTGTCGGTGACGACGTGGTGGCGCGAACGCGGGCATCCGGCACTGGTGATTTTCACGCGCGAGGAGTTGGAACGGGCAGCGGATGTATTCGCGATTGAGTTGTACGACATGAAGCACCGGCATCGCGTGCTCGAGGGCGAGGACATCTTCGCGACCCTCGAGATTCCGATGGCGCTGCACCGCATTCAGTTGGAACACGAGCTGCGTACGAGTCTTTTGAGGCTGCGACAGAGCTATATCGCGGACCCATCGGAAGACGCGGTGCTGAACCTGATGGTGCAATCTATCAGCAGCTTCGGTACGCTATTTCGACACGCGCTGATCGCGATCGGGCAGGAACCTCCGTTGCATCGGCGCGAGGTGACGGTGAAGCTTGGGGAACTGGTGGGCTATGATCCCAAGTCATTTCTTGAGATTTACGACCTGCGCGAGGGGCGCAGCCATGCATTGCATGTTGAAGAAACATTCCGGCAGTATCTGTTTATCATCGAACAGGTGACGAGTTGGGTGGACAGGAAGCTGGAAGGGGCCTAGAGATACTTGAGGGGATAGGGGTCCTTCGACTCCGCGGCGCGAGCGCCGCTCCGCTCAGGATGACAAGAGAGATTACGTTTTAGGAGCGAGCATGAAAGCACTGATCGTTCTGGTGGTAATTGGACTAATTGTCCTTAGCTGCTTCGGGATGTATATCAGCACGAAGAACACACTCGTGCAAAAGAATGAAGCGGTGAAGAGCCAGTGGGCTCAGGTGGATGTTGTCCTGCAACGGCGCGCTGACCTGATCCCGAACCTGGTGGAAACGGTGAAGGGAATCGCGCAGCAGGAACAGGCCGTTTTCGGCGACATCGCCGCGGCACGTTCACGCTTGCTGAGCGCGGGAACGCCGCAGGAGAAGATCGCCGCCAACCAGCAACTCGACGGCGCACTGGGACGTTTGCTGGTGGTGGTCGAGAACTATCCTCAGCTCCGGTCGAGCGAGAACTTCCTGCGGCTGCAGGACGAGCTGGCCGGAACCGAGAACCGGATCTCTGTGGAACGCAAGAGATATAACGATTCGCTGCAGGACTACAACACCTATATCGGACAGTTCCCGGCGAGCTTGTTCGCGGGGTGGGCTGGGTTTAAGCGGAATGATGCGTACTTCCAAGCGTCGGAAGGTGCGAAGCAGACGCCGAAGGTGCAGTTCAACTTGAACGATAAGCCGGCATCGCAGGCGGCACCGGCGCATTAGAAGTCAGAGTTGCACGGGTTTCAGCGGCCTGCCGCGGCAGGGGCTGGAGCCCTTTTCTTTTCGCTGTCGAGTCCCCGCTGGAGCGTGAGCTACCCGATATCGACAGCATGTTTGTCGTTGCCTTAGGACAACTCTGGAAGTTACTTAAGGACGCGTCCAGCTACTCTGATGTTTTACACCTAGGTACTTTGACGAGATTCCTTTCTGGATTGATCATCCAATTAATCAATGTCCCGCATCCCAGTAGTTGCAAGGACGAGGAGTCGGTTATGGGTATGGTCGAAGGATTAGCAATCTGGGCGGGGGTCTCCATCCTATTTTGTATCGGCATCGGTAGACTGCTGCATCGCATCGATCACATCGAGCAGCGCCATTCGGAAGCGACGCCGACGGACGATTCGTCGAACCTTGTTGTGTTGCATCCGTCGGGAGCGCACCGGTAGTCGATTCGGCGCCGCGCAAAGCTGTTCACTCGCGTAATGGTGTCGTATATTCGTTCGCGACATGCGACGAATCTCTTCCTGCGTTTTAGCGGTTATAGCCCTTGCGTGCGCACTCAGCGCGGCTACTCCCAAAGAAGCCGCTGACCGGTGGCGGGCTGCTCACGAGCAGCAGATCCTGAAGGAATTTACCGACCTGCTGGCGATTCCCAACGTTGCCAGCGATAAGAACAACATTCGTCGCAATGCAGACACGCTTGTCGAGATGTTGCGGCGGCGCCATGTCGAAGCCAAGATGTTGTTCTCCACAGATGCGAACCCGGTGGTTTATGGGGAGCGCAAAACGCCGGGCGCAAAGCACACCATCGTTTTCTACGCGCACTATGACGGGCAGCCGGTGACGCCGGAGGATTGGGAAACCAAGGCGCCATTCAGTCCTGTGCCTAAAGAAGTGAATGGCGAGCCACGCATTTTCGCGCGATCGGCTTCCGACGATAAGGCTGCGATCATCGCGCAACTCGCTGCGCTCGACGCTCTCGATGCGGCGAAGGTTCCCCTCAAGGCCAATTTGCGGTTTGTGTGGGAGGGAGAAGAAGAAGCGGGCTCGCCGAACCTCGGACGGATCCTAGCGGAGCATAAGGACGATGTCGGCGGAGATGTGTGGCTCATCTGCGACGGACCGGTTGACCAGAGCGGGAAGCAGAGTGTCGTCTTCGGAGCGAGAGGAATTACGAGCCTGGAGATCACGGTGTTTGGTGCGCATCGCGAACTCCACAGCGGGCACTACGGAAATTGGGCGCCGAATCCGGCGATGATGTTGGCCAAGCTTCTTGCCGGCATGAAGGACGACAACGGACGTGTGTTGATTCCACACTTCTACGACGGGATCGCGCCGCTGAGCGAGACTGAGAAGAAGGCGATCCAGGACGCACCGAAGAACGAAGAGTTGTTGAGGGAAGACCTATGGCTGGCGGGGACAGAGGGCGGCGGGCGTCCGCTGCTCGAGTTGCTGAATGAACCCTCGCTGAACATTCACGGCATGACTTCGGCGCGTACTGGGGCGACGGCGACGAACGTAATTCCCGCGACGGCGACTGCCGACATTGATATCCGGCTGGTGAAGGGGTTGGATTGGAAGACGCAACAGCAACGCGTTGCCGACTACATCACGGCGCAGGGGTATTTCGTGAGTGAAGTACCGCCGATGAAGAACATCTTCCTGGTGCATCCCAAGGTAGCGTTTTTGAAGCGCGGGACCGACAGCTACAACGCGGTGCGCACATCGATGGACTTGTCGATTGCGAAGCAGGTGATCGCCGCCGTCGAGAGTGTTCGCGGGCCGGTGGTAAAGCTCCCGACCATGGGTGGCAGCGTGCCGCTGGAGATGATCCAGAACACGCTGGGCACGACGATGATCATTGTTCCCATTGCAAACTACGACAACAACCAGCATGCCGCGAATGAGAACATCCGACTGCAGAACCTGTGGGATGGGATTGAGACGATGGCGGCGCTCGAGGCCATGGAATAACGAAAGTGTTAAGGCCTGAGCACAAAGGTGCTTGCGGAAAATCCTGAGTAGTTCATCTCTTCTTCACACGCGAGTAACACCGCATTCGCACGGTGCCAGTACTTTTCGAGGAAAGCTCCTGGAGAGCTGATTTTCCTCCGTTGCTCGATCTCACTCGAAAAGGTACATCTCATGAAGAAGATCATCGCAAGCCTTACGCTCGCCGCTACGGCGTTCGCGAATACGTCATTGTTTGCCGCCGAAGGAAACGCCGCTCCCACGGGCGTTCTTCATCTCGATCACGTTTGGGTGATCCTGAGGGAAAACCATGGGTATGGCCAGCTTCGCAACAATCCAAACGCTCCGTTTATCAACAAGTACGCGGAGAGTGCGAATACGGCTGACAACTATTTTGCGGTTGCGCATCCCAGCCTGACGAACTACCTGGAAATCGTGGGCGGATCTAATTTCGGTGTTCTCGCCGACAATTTTCCCGACTGGCACAATCCCGCGTGCACGCCCAACATAGTCTCAGGAACGCAGAACAATGAGCATTCCGGCGGAGCGCCGGTGTGTCCGATTTACGGCAACGGCAGCGACGCTCCGACACCGGCAATTGATAAAACAAATGAGACGACCGGCGAGCCTGGCACGATCAACATCGACGGGAAGATGTCGATTCCCGCTGATACGAGCACGCATGGAAGGACGATCGCAGACCAACTGGTGGCGCGCGGCATGACGTGGAAGAGCTACCAGGAGAACCTGCCGGTTTTTGGCGCGGACTACGTCAATTACAGTGACGGCACGTTCACGAACAATTCGATTTTGCCGGCGCCGTTGAAATCAAGCGACATCGTCCAGTTGTATGCCGTGAAGCACAATCCATTTGCGTACTTCCAGTCAGTACAGGATGGGTACGATCCGCAACTCAGTCTGAGTCAAGTGCGTGGTTTCGATGGGCAGGGCGGACTATACGAAGATCTGGGCTCGGGAAAAGTTCCGAACTTCTCGCTGATTGCGCCGAACCAGTGCAACGACCAGCACGGCCGCGGAAATGCAGGCCCCATCTGTAACTTCGATCCGGCCGACAATGGCACCCAGACCGGACTGAACAACGCGCTCATCTACCAGGGCGACGTAACTGTCCAAAGGCTCGTGACTGCGATCCGGCGCTCGCCGGCATGGAACAGAGGCCGAAACGCCATCGTTGTGGTGTGGGATGAGAATGACTACTCGCTTGTGCCGATCACGAACCAGGTTTTGTTCATTGTTGACACCAACTACGGCCGCCATGGCGTGCATAGTTCGCGGTTCTACGATCACTTCTCGCTGCTGAGAAGCCTGGAGGCTGGTTTCGGGCTCTCCTGCCTGAACCACGCGTGCGACGCACAATCGAAAGTGATGGGCGATATCTTCTGAGACCAGGAAGTATTCGAGACAGCTTGCCCCGTGGAGAAATCCTCGGGGCTTTCTGTTTCGCAGTTAAGCTGTGCCCCAGATATCGCCAATAACGCGATAGAAGTTCGCGCCGAGTACCTTCTCGATGACCGAACTGGGCTGGCCGCGCTTCTGTAATTCGCTGGCGATCAGTTCCATGTGGTTGGGACCGTTGACGTCGGGAACGTAGGGATAGCGGTCTTCGCCGGGTGCGCCGATGCCGAGCTTCTTACGCCGGGCGATGTCCTCATCGAAAGCTTTCTTCTGCTCGTCGGTGAGATGGACCGCCTCAATGCTGCCATCGGAGCCAATGCCGACGTGGTCTGCGCCGCAGACATTGATGGCGTGAAGCAGATGCGCCATGACGTGTTCGCGCGTCGGGACGGTCGGGGAAGCGACGAGGTAGGGCATGAGATAGACACCGAAATAGCCGCCGCGATCGGCGAGTGCTTTAAGGATTTCATCTGGCTTGTTGCGTGGATGCGCGCTGACCGCGGCACATCCCGAATGCGAGATGAGGATGGGCTTCGCGGAACCGGCTATGGCGTCGGAAGTAGTGCGGTAGCCGCTGTGACTGGCATCAACGGCGATACCGATCGCGTTCATCTTCTTGACCAGGTCGTGTCCGGCCCTGCTCAGCCCTGAGTTTTCGGACTCGAGACAGCCGTCGCCGAACGTACTGCGCAGGTTGTAGGTGAGCTGCATGATGCGCACACTGAGATCGCGAAAAACCTCGATGCGAGAAACATCTTCTTCGAAAAACGAGGTGTATTGGAATCCCAGCATGATGCAGACCTTATTCTCACGCTTGGCACGGTCGATGTCGGAGCGCTTGATGACGATCGAGAAAAGTTCAGGATAGCGCTCGACGTAGGAGTGAATTCGGGCGAGCGTCTGGATCGTTCCTTCATAGGTGCGGTCTGAGATGGTGGTGTTGATCGCAGTGAAGCCGGAGCCGCGAACCTGCTGGAGGGCGTTGTCGGCGGGCGGGAAGTCGTCGGTGGCGAAGGGGGCGCAGAGGGTGTCGATGACAAGGGCGTTCTTATAGAGTGCGGCGATGTCGGGGGTCGCAGTTTGTGCGAATGAGTGCGGAGCGATGAAGGCGAGCGCAGACGCTTGCGCAGCGAAGGAAACAAACTGGCGGCGATCCATGTGCGGGATTATAGACGGCAGAAGAAAACCCAGCCGCAGGGCTGGGTTAGAAACCGAATGAACGGAAGCGGTGAGGCTACGCAGCCTTGATGACGTTGCCAGCCTGGGGACCTTTCTGGCCCTCCACGATTTCGAATTCCACCGCGTCCCCTTCCGCAAGGCTCTTGTAGCCTTCCGACGAAATAGCGCTGTAGTGAACGAAAACATCGGGGCCTTCTTCACGGCCGATGAAGCCGTAGCCCTTGGCGTTGTTAAACCACTTCACAGTACCTTTCAAACGTTCCACTTGCTGAGTTCCTCCGTGCGCGACGCGGCAGGGAGCCGCGACGTGTGCTGCCCATCCCGGTTGAGACTGCCCATGGAAAACACGGGGCCTAGGGGTCACCGTAACTGCCAGTGGGGTAGGAGCCGAGGTAGGTGTACTGCTATTGTGCCTCGCTCCGCAGTGGGTTGTCAATAAAGTAAACACTGCAAAGTCCGCGCCGGGCGGGGCTTTCAATCGAAAGCAGGGCAAGTATATCGCATGTCGATAGGTATGGGAAAGAAGGCGGGGCGCGCCTTCTGGCGACATCACTCCGGATCAGGTCCAGCGTCTCGATGGAATGCGGCCGCGGCTGCGAGCGCCTGAGAGATTTCTAATCCTGCGCCGCTTCACTTTGCCCGCAATCTGCCGATGCAAGGACTGAGACCGTAATGCGGCTGGCTAAAGCATGTGATGGTTCAGGTCGCCCGCAGCGGAACGGATGGACACGACGGCATGAGCGAAATGGACGAGATCGTCAAGGAATTCCTGGTCGAGAGCAACGAAGGACTCGATCAGCTGGACCGCGACCTGGTGGCATTGGAGAAGGACCCGGAAGAAAAGGACCTGCTGGCCTCAATCTTCCGTGCGATCCACACCGTGAAGGGAACGAGCGGGGTGCTGGGTTTCCCGAAGATCGAGTCGGTGGCCCACGTGGGGGAGAGCCTGTTGAGCCGGTTGCGTGACGGCAAGATGCGGCTCGATCCGCAAATCACAA
This window encodes:
- a CDS encoding cold shock domain-containing protein — encoded protein: MKGTVKWFNNAKGYGFIGREEGPDVFVHYSAISSEGYKSLAEGDAVEFEIVEGQKGPQAGNVIKAA
- a CDS encoding dipeptidase — protein: MDRRQFVSFAAQASALAFIAPHSFAQTATPDIAALYKNALVIDTLCAPFATDDFPPADNALQQVRGSGFTAINTTISDRTYEGTIQTLARIHSYVERYPELFSIVIKRSDIDRAKRENKVCIMLGFQYTSFFEEDVSRIEVFRDLSVRIMQLTYNLRSTFGDGCLESENSGLSRAGHDLVKKMNAIGIAVDASHSGYRTTSDAIAGSAKPILISHSGCAAVSAHPRNKPDEILKALADRGGYFGVYLMPYLVASPTVPTREHVMAHLLHAINVCGADHVGIGSDGSIEAVHLTDEQKKAFDEDIARRKKLGIGAPGEDRYPYVPDVNGPNHMELIASELQKRGQPSSVIEKVLGANFYRVIGDIWGTA
- a CDS encoding LemA family protein — encoded protein: MKALIVLVVIGLIVLSCFGMYISTKNTLVQKNEAVKSQWAQVDVVLQRRADLIPNLVETVKGIAQQEQAVFGDIAAARSRLLSAGTPQEKIAANQQLDGALGRLLVVVENYPQLRSSENFLRLQDELAGTENRISVERKRYNDSLQDYNTYIGQFPASLFAGWAGFKRNDAYFQASEGAKQTPKVQFNLNDKPASQAAPAH
- a CDS encoding M20/M25/M40 family metallo-hydrolase, whose translation is MRRISSCVLAVIALACALSAATPKEAADRWRAAHEQQILKEFTDLLAIPNVASDKNNIRRNADTLVEMLRRRHVEAKMLFSTDANPVVYGERKTPGAKHTIVFYAHYDGQPVTPEDWETKAPFSPVPKEVNGEPRIFARSASDDKAAIIAQLAALDALDAAKVPLKANLRFVWEGEEEAGSPNLGRILAEHKDDVGGDVWLICDGPVDQSGKQSVVFGARGITSLEITVFGAHRELHSGHYGNWAPNPAMMLAKLLAGMKDDNGRVLIPHFYDGIAPLSETEKKAIQDAPKNEELLREDLWLAGTEGGGRPLLELLNEPSLNIHGMTSARTGATATNVIPATATADIDIRLVKGLDWKTQQQRVADYITAQGYFVSEVPPMKNIFLVHPKVAFLKRGTDSYNAVRTSMDLSIAKQVIAAVESVRGPVVKLPTMGGSVPLEMIQNTLGTTMIIVPIANYDNNQHAANENIRLQNLWDGIETMAALEAME
- a CDS encoding alkaline phosphatase family protein, producing the protein MKKIIASLTLAATAFANTSLFAAEGNAAPTGVLHLDHVWVILRENHGYGQLRNNPNAPFINKYAESANTADNYFAVAHPSLTNYLEIVGGSNFGVLADNFPDWHNPACTPNIVSGTQNNEHSGGAPVCPIYGNGSDAPTPAIDKTNETTGEPGTINIDGKMSIPADTSTHGRTIADQLVARGMTWKSYQENLPVFGADYVNYSDGTFTNNSILPAPLKSSDIVQLYAVKHNPFAYFQSVQDGYDPQLSLSQVRGFDGQGGLYEDLGSGKVPNFSLIAPNQCNDQHGRGNAGPICNFDPADNGTQTGLNNALIYQGDVTVQRLVTAIRRSPAWNRGRNAIVVVWDENDYSLVPITNQVLFIVDTNYGRHGVHSSRFYDHFSLLRSLEAGFGLSCLNHACDAQSKVMGDIF